The Lycium barbarum isolate Lr01 chromosome 4, ASM1917538v2, whole genome shotgun sequence nucleotide sequence CTAAACTAAACAAACACCAACACAGATATTAACTAACACACAAACACAAAATAACTGAAACACGCAAAatactaaaataaataaaaggaagagGGTTCaccgaccttcttcgggtgcagcgaagtgggtgcggggtTTCCCATCtaccctcgaacacttcaaatctccGAGTCTGCGTAGACTTGTATGCGAAACAGTAATAGGAGCAAAAAGTGAGAATAAAACAAATGATTCGGCGCTTCGGATATCAAGAAAGTAGTGAGTTAATATTTTTTAAGGGGAGATTGAAGCGgctaaaaggaaaaaaattcttAGGGAGAATTTTGGCGACTCGAAACTTAATTTTTAGGGAATTTTCCAGGCGGCTCAAAGAACTTAATTTCTAGGGAATGTCAGCTGGTTCCAGAACTTTTTAGTTcagaaaacgattatttatagggggaAAATCTAGGGTTTGCTTGGGGTTCAAAAATTGAGCGGGGTTTTAAATCGGATCCTTTTCATATCAAAAATGTTAGGAGGCTTCTATGACACCGATCAGAGAcaaagatgaagaagaaaaaaccCATTTAGGGTCTTCAGATGAAAAGCAGAAAAGAGAGGGCAGAAAACAACTTACCTTCTTCTTCAACGGTTGAATCCGAAATGGGGAAGGACGAGCATTAATTTCCTTCCCCAAaatggccatgcatggcctgtAAGAACGGAAAGGCGTCTGTTGTTTTGCTATGTTTATCGACAAAGAAAGAGAGGAagaggagaggggggggggggggggggggcgacggATGAGGAAGAAAGAACCCTAGTGGTTCATTTGTTAAATGAAAGGGGCGGGTCGGGTCGAACGGTGGGCTGGGTTAGTTTATGGGTGTGGACTGGGTTGGCTGAAAATATGGGCTGGGTGAATTAAAAATATGGCTGGCCGGTTTGCTGAATTAAAAATATATAggctgaatgaaagaaataatttGGCTTCTGAATTTAAgtaaaagacctattttaattaattatgtgCTAacgtgtgttaaaatattacctaatataaaagtatgtatttattagtaatcagataaaaataaaattatatgacgtcgtaatagctgtgcaataatattttgaaagtcaacagtaaataaatgCTATTATTTAGTTGTGcggaaataaatgcgatgcgtgtgcataatgcGGTAAAACTGCTGAAAcgattataatgcaaattatgataatactggtaataataataacaacaaaataataataataataataataataataataataataataataataataataataataataataatgataaggataagtaacaaaataataacagctagtgactgcaatagaataatgaaacgccggtattaataaaagctaataattatagtaaaatataaataattattttttgaacttgccaaaaatactagaagcgtaaatagatatttcggaggaaaggtgggacaaaattgagtgtcaacacacGTTACTGTAGCTACGAAGTGTACTTAGCAAAAGTGTAGCTATGTCTAAAAAAAGAACCTCAGTATAAATGACAGTAGTGACCATATTTCAAAAAATAAGATGAAAGATCTTCTCTTTGGCAAGACAATGCATTTACACgtgtttgcttctaagaaaccTGAGTCTACGAATAATCAGGATTGTGAATTTGAGCACTTGCAGGTTTGTGGCTTGTATTAGGGAATaggttgaagataatgttcgaaatcatattgtgaatgagacaaatgctaaaagcttgtgAGAAAAGCTCGAGATACTTTATGCTTCAAAGACTGACAATAATaagttatttttttataaaacaattgatgaatattagatacaaagagggTAGTCCTATTTCTGATCATTTAGGGTGTCGTCCTTGACCAGCTATCTGGAATGGGTGCTAGGTTTGATGAAAAAATACAAGGGCTTTTGCTATTTAATACTCTTCCAGACTCTTGGAAAACTCTTCAGGTTTCTTTGACTAATTGTGCTCCCAATGATGGAgtaactatggaatatgctaagagtggtATTTTAAATTAATAGATGAGAAGAAGATCTTaagctgctgctgctgttgctatTGCTTCTGCTTCTTCTTAGGGTGTCGTCCTTGACCAACTATatggaatgggtgtcaagtttgatgaaaAAATATAGGGACTTTGGCTTTTTAATACTCTTCCAGACTCTTGGAAAACTTTTCAGGTTTCTTTGACTAATTGTGCTCCCAATGATGGAGTAACTATAGAATATGCTAAGAGTGGTATTTTAAATTAATAGATGAGGAAAAGATCTCAAGatgcctcttcttcttcttcttcttcttcttcttcttcttcttcttcttctcctcctcctcctcctcctcctcctcctcttcttcctcctcccCCTCTTCCTCATCTTCCTTCTCCTCTACCTTTTGGTCTTCTTCCTCTTCTCATCTTCCTCATCTTCctcatcttcctcttcttcttcttcttcttcttcttcttcttcttcttcttcttcttcttcttcttcttcctcctcttcctcttattcctcctcctcctcttcttcctcttcgtCAACTTTTTCTTCTTCGTCTTCATCCTCGTCTTCTTCCTCGTCTTCCTCCCAGtactcttcctcttcttcctcatctTCCTTCTCATCCTCTTCCTCTTCGTCTTCCTCCTCACCCTCTTCCTCTTCGTCTTcctcttcgtcttcttcttcCTCGTCTTCTTCCTCGTTTTCTtcctattcttcttcttcttcttcttcttcttcttcttcttcttcttcttcttcttcttcttcttcttcttcttcctcctcttccttttcctcttcttcctcctcttcttcctcttcctattcctcttcgtcttcttcttcttcttcttcttcttcttcttcttcttcttcttcttcttcttcttcttctccttcttcttctccttcttcttctaccTCCTCTCTGTCCTCCtctttttcctcttcttcttcttcttcttcctcgtcttcctcttcctcttcctcctcctcctcctcttcgtCCTCCCCCCCTCCTCTTCTTCGTCgccttcttgttgttgttgttgttgttcttcttcttcttcttcttcttctcctcctcctccttcttcttcttcttcttcttcttcttcttcttcttcttctccttctacCTCCTCTCCGTCCTTCTATTcctccccctcctcctcctcctcctctttcttcttcttcttcttcttcttcttcttcttcttcttcttcttcttcttcttcttcttcttcttcttcttcttcttcttctacctcCTCTCCGTCCtccttccttcttcttcttcttcttcttcttcctcttcttccttcttctccttcctctcttcttctccttcttcttctacttcctcctcctcctcctccttcttcttcttctgcttcttcttcttcttcttcttcttcttcttcttcttcttcttcttcttcttcttcttcttcttcttcttcttcttcttcttcttcttctccttcaccttcttcttcttctccttcgcCCTCCTCGTCCTCCTCCTCGTCCTCCTCAtcgtcctcttcttcttcctcttcttcttcctcttcctcttcctcttcctcttcctcttcctcttcctcttcctcttcctcttcctcttcttcttcttcttcttcttcttcttcttcttcttcttcttcttcttcttcttcttcttcttcttcttcttcttcttcttcttcttctcctcctcctcctcatgctcctcttcttccttttcttcttcttcttcttcttcttcttcttcttcttcttcttcttcttcttcttcttcttcttcttcttcttcttcttcttcttcttcttcttcttcttcgttttcttcttcttcttcttcttcttcttcttcttcttcttcttcttcttcttctccttcccaTTTTTTTTCTTCGTCGTcgtcttcctcctcctcctcctccttttcctcttcgtcttcttcctcttcctcttcttctacttcgtcaactttttcttctttttcttcgtcttcctcctcctccccgtcttcttcctcttcctcttcttcctcgtcctcGTCCTCGGCTCTTcttccttctcttcttcttcttcttcttcttcttcttcttcttcttcttcttcgtcaacTTCTTCCTCTTCGTCTTCGTCaaattcttcttcttcgtcttcctCCTCCTCCTGTTTTTCCTCCTCCTCCTGTTTTTcctcttcttccttttcttcttcttcttcttcttcttcttcttcttcttcttcttcttcttcttcttcttcttcttcttcttcttcttcttcttcttcttcttcttcttcttcttcttcttcttcttcttcgtcaactttcttcttcttcgtctCCGTCTTCTTCGttaacttcttcttcttcgtcaacTTTTTCTTCTTCATCAACTTCATTCTCCGATGGTTTGGGTACTGAAGACAGGGAAAGAAGCAATTTCAGAGGTGAGGAAAAGTTGAGGCAAGTCAAGATCATCCAGGTACAAGAATGTTTACATGTGACTATTGTAACTTGAAATGGCACATCAAGAAATATTGCTACAATTGTAAGAGAGACATAAAAAAGCAAAAGAATTATTGCTACAATTGTAAGAGAAAAGGTGAAAGAGAAGTGCTGATTTTCGAATAGTAGAAATTAGCTATAGCAGTCTGCTTCAAATTGCGATTCCCGCATCGGTCCTCGTCCGATTAAGATAAATATTGGACCGGATGTTGCTATCATCTTAATATTTGATTGGGAACTGACAGAGGTGGATTTGGAGTCCCGTAGCCCCAGATTTGGCTCGTGAACAAGAGCTGCATTTTGGTGAGTTTGCTCCTTGTCTTTTCTAGTTTTTGGTACTATCTTTCATGTGTTGCTGCTCCATATTTGGAATTGATGTTGTAGCTattttggagaacattgttgtaactcttgttgatgtTAGTGGAGCTTTCTGGGCTGCAGGTCTGGTGATTGTTTCCTTTTCACACTGAAGAGGTTTTTCCACGTAAATTTGgtttattttacttatgtttgtattttattgttggtatagctatGCCCGAATTTTCATTTATGCTTAGAATTAGTTTGCTTCTCGTGTTCAAATAGAGTGAGAAGTTTTTACTTGGGTATTCTTCTACTATTGTCTTGTCGTGCAATTTGTTATTGTTTGTTTCTCCTCAACATGTACTTGGTTAAATTTGGTCCTAAAACAAAACTTGTATCCAATAATGTGATTCTATTTTTGTGCTTTTCGATTTTCATAAATTAAAACTACTGAAATAATAATTCAAATATCAAAACTAAAACTAAAAAAGACACCAAAGCAGTGTAAATGTCGGGGAGGATAAAAAATTTATATATCTACAAGTTGTTCATAAATTAGAAGGACATGCTTTGAGATTGCTTTTGATGTCTAAGGTGCACTTTATAGTTTGAAATTAGCTTTCAATCGAGACTTCTACTAAAGCTTGATTTATTCTCATTGAAGGTGGCCATTTCACTTATGTATGAATTTTGTATTGGTGGTGAATATTAAAGGtgaagaagatgaaaaatattggtgccAGAGATGAATGAAGGTTGTGACTTGTGAGAGTAATTCAGAGGGTGAACTTTGTGTTTCTTGTCACGATTATAGTTTACTTAATATGTATTATTGATATGCCATTTACATTTGGAATAATATATCACGTCTTATAAACGTTTGACATAATTATGTATACCATTAATATACTATTACTCTATTAAATTTGCAGTAATTTATCACATAcattatttatatacatatatatatgatcacGATATGGCATATTAATAGTATATACCATTTAATGGTATACGTATATTCAGCCCATTATCAGAACccacaaaaaaaattatattacacATTCGACCTCCAAATTTTGGCGTCTTGGATGAAATACATAATTTGGGCGACTCGAGTTGAGGGAAGAGATTGGCCAAAATGAAACTTGAagtaatatttttataaaaattaagtAACTGAAACATTAACATAATTTATATAATTTTAACGGTAGGTTAGCAAGAACAATTCTTCATGGCCAATTATTAGGCCCATACTCATTCGACTTGCATAATTGTTGGTTTTAAAGCGAGCTAGGCTTTTTTTTGGGTTCTTATCACATTTGGACGCTCAATCAAAATAATTACAACCATTAGTCAAATATATAAAAACGAAACACTAAGtagatatacatattttatacattttTCAGCTATTATTTTGATCAACAAATATGTAGTGTAAAAAACAAATCTATCTTTTTTGCTAATAatctattttttaaatttttgatccACATTGGTAGACGAAAGAGAATAACTATTTTACAATTCTTTAATTTCAATATCTCATATGACATATTTAAGATCATAAGATTTAAAATCATTTTGATACATTATATGTATTTTGAATTTAAGATCACAAATTTTTAAAAACCTTTTTTAATCTTTGTGCTCAGTCAAACTAAGATAAACAAATTAAAAGGAGCACATATTTTGATGAAAACAATGTAACTTTCGTTACCCACTTGTTGTAAAGGTTTTCTTTGTGGATTAAAGTCGGGAGCAGAGCAAAAAGCAAGGATTTTAATCAAGAATATGGGGCCCTTGTTTTGTTTAAATTCAAAGGGTAATTCGCAAGATTGCCCTTCCTTTGGGATGGTATttagtttttgcccctcaaaatgttaggtctttaatttttgcccttcgcgttgcaatCTTAAGCTTCGCGCAGAAAAACTATGAGGTTTTGGGTTTGAACCCCCGTtcaggcataaattaaaaaaaattcgcaaagCAAGGCTTGGGTCCTGTATATGCTGGACCTGACATACACTTtttaaggaataactaaagttatgccggacccgacataactataagttccgccttataagacaaagtttatgctttaaggaaaagtttcaccttagaggcatacttttagttatgccttaattaaaagtctgccccataaggcataactaaaagtatgccccataaggcagcacttttccttaagacataattaaaagtttgccttataaggcaaagtctatgtcttaaggaaaagttataccttatggggcatacttttagttatgctttaactaaaaatttgccccataaggcataactaaactatgtcttacgGAAAAGTTCTGTTGCATgaacagacttttagttaaggcttaactaaaaatATGGCCATAAGACATAAGTCTGCctggtccgacataactttggttattccttaataagtgtatgccgggtccggcatacatgcgacccaagccttgccttgcgattttttttaaatttatgcttgagcgggggttcgaacccaaaacctcaggtATAAGGTCATttttcaagcgaagggcaaaacttaaagaccacaaatatgagggacaacatttaaagaccaccccaaaagaagggcaatctgtGCAATTTTTTGAAAGTCAAAAGGCCTCATTTGACATTTGCTCATagataaaaatcatttttttgcgcggattgccttcttttggggtggtatttaaattttgcccctcatatttgtggtctttaaattgtgcccctcatattgctggtctttaatttttgcccttcgcgttgcaaccctgagcgttcacgcagaaatcatgaggttctggtttcgaacccccgctcaagtataaattaaaataaaataaaattgcaaggcaacgtttgggtcgcgtgtatgccggtcccgtcatacacttgttaaggaattaacaaagttatgccggacccgacatactcatact carries:
- the LOC132637423 gene encoding uncharacterized protein LOC132637423, whose protein sequence is EENEEEEEEEEEEEEEEEEEEGEEERKEKKEEEEEEEEEEEGRRTERR